A single region of the Solwaraspora sp. WMMD406 genome encodes:
- a CDS encoding VOC family protein, which yields MHTVLDATDVRSLAEFYRVFLGLRYRPGDEPRATESRRMSTGSCWSTATATAGSRSNRLERHRRRAEQLGASLLYDRTDDAEEPLYVLADPAGHPFCILVGRQ from the coding sequence ATGCATACCGTTCTGGACGCTACCGATGTCCGATCCTTGGCTGAGTTCTACCGGGTCTTCCTCGGTCTGCGCTACCGTCCCGGCGACGAGCCCCGGGCCACGGAGTCCCGGCGGATGAGCACTGGCTCGTGCTGGTCGACGGCGACGGCAACCGCAGGCTCGCGTTCCAACAGGTTGGAGCGGCATCGTCGACGAGCGGAACAGCTCGGAGCCAGCCTGCTCTACGACCGCACCGATGACGCCGAGGAACCGCTCTACGTACTCGCCGACCCCGCCGGGCACCCGTTCTGCATCCTCGTCGGTCGACAGTGA
- a CDS encoding O-acetyl-ADP-ribose deacetylase, producing the protein MAVIEVVVGDITREDVDAVVTAANESLLGGGGVDGAVHRAAGPRLARAGGAIAPCAPGDAKATPAFDLDPPVRHVIHTVGPIWEGGDRGEADVLASCYRRCLRVADELGARTIAFPAIATGVYGFPADRAARIAVATVIATPTSVERIRLVAFDEATATHLRSALAALR; encoded by the coding sequence GTGGCAGTCATCGAAGTCGTCGTCGGCGACATCACGCGCGAGGACGTGGACGCCGTCGTCACCGCTGCGAACGAGTCGCTGCTCGGCGGCGGCGGTGTCGACGGAGCCGTCCACCGTGCGGCCGGTCCCCGCCTGGCGCGGGCCGGCGGCGCGATCGCGCCCTGCGCGCCGGGCGACGCCAAGGCGACCCCGGCGTTCGACCTCGACCCGCCGGTGCGGCACGTCATCCACACGGTCGGGCCGATCTGGGAAGGCGGCGACCGAGGCGAGGCCGACGTCCTGGCCTCCTGCTATCGACGCTGCCTGCGGGTCGCCGACGAACTCGGCGCCCGGACGATCGCCTTCCCCGCGATCGCCACCGGCGTGTACGGCTTTCCCGCCGACCGGGCCGCCCGGATCGCCGTCGCGACCGTCATCGCCACCCCGACCTCCGTCGAACGGATCCGACTCGTCGCGTTCGACGAGGCCACCGCGACGCATCTGCGGTCCGCGCTGGCCGCCCTGCGGTGA
- the rnhA gene encoding ribonuclease HI has product MTGVATTRVGIWTDGACSGNPGPGGWGALLRYGAAEKELCGGEAGATTNNRMELTAPIRALAALTRPSTVDLYTDSTYVRNGVMSWMANWKRNGWRTKAGEPVKNEDLWRELDAAVARHHEVVWHWVKGHAGHVENERADRLAARGQRDALEAAGVPLPPVPQPRRRTRR; this is encoded by the coding sequence GTGACGGGGGTGGCGACGACGCGGGTGGGGATCTGGACCGACGGCGCGTGCAGCGGCAATCCGGGGCCGGGCGGTTGGGGTGCCCTGCTGCGCTACGGCGCGGCAGAGAAGGAACTGTGCGGCGGTGAGGCCGGCGCGACGACGAACAACCGGATGGAACTCACCGCCCCGATCCGGGCGCTGGCCGCGCTGACCCGCCCGTCCACCGTCGACCTCTACACCGACAGCACGTACGTCCGTAACGGTGTCATGTCGTGGATGGCGAACTGGAAACGCAACGGCTGGCGGACAAAGGCGGGCGAGCCGGTCAAGAACGAGGACCTGTGGCGAGAGCTCGACGCCGCCGTCGCCCGGCATCACGAGGTCGTCTGGCATTGGGTGAAGGGCCACGCCGGTCATGTGGAGAACGAACGCGCCGACCGGCTCGCCGCGCGCGGTCAGCGGGACGCGTTGGAGGCCGCCGGGGTCCCGCTCCCGCCGGTGCCGCAGCCCCGCCGCCGTACCCGGCGGTGA
- a CDS encoding serine hydrolase domain-containing protein, whose protein sequence is MAAGGFSAKRLVRVRELLERHVNSGFVPGAVAVLARRGEAHVEATGHLAFEGAGSTTPMAADTICRLGSMGKPIVAACAMTLVEDCTLRLDDPVDDLLPELANMTVLADPAGPLDDTVPAHRPITLRDLLVYTIGTGMVPAEPGTVPISDALSTLGKPPPDEWIRRLGALPLVHQPGDRWMYDTAADLTGVLVARATGRSFADALRERICEPLGMTDTGFTVGGDSVGRLATAYERDDAATGGAIVEDGADGRWTRPPVFASGGGGLVSTADDYLAFASALLAGGTHRGERVLSRASVALMTSDQLTPAQKTVSGFWPGYFDDMGWGFGMSVRTRRTHLGPSVGSYGWPGFYGTAWYNDPAEELTAILMIQRAHAGDQTLPRSRDFWTAVYQAIDD, encoded by the coding sequence ATGGCTGCTGGCGGCTTCTCGGCGAAAAGGCTGGTCCGGGTACGGGAGCTACTCGAGCGGCACGTCAACTCCGGTTTCGTACCGGGGGCGGTGGCCGTCCTCGCCCGTCGCGGCGAGGCACACGTCGAAGCGACCGGCCATCTCGCGTTCGAGGGCGCGGGTTCGACGACGCCGATGGCCGCCGACACGATCTGCCGCCTGGGCTCGATGGGCAAACCGATTGTCGCCGCGTGCGCGATGACGCTGGTCGAGGACTGCACCCTGCGCCTCGACGACCCCGTCGACGACCTGCTGCCGGAGCTGGCGAACATGACAGTGCTCGCCGATCCCGCCGGGCCGCTGGACGACACCGTGCCGGCACACCGCCCGATCACGCTGCGGGACCTGCTGGTCTACACCATCGGCACCGGCATGGTCCCCGCCGAGCCGGGAACGGTGCCGATCTCCGACGCGCTGAGCACGCTCGGCAAGCCGCCGCCGGACGAGTGGATCCGCCGGCTCGGCGCGCTGCCGCTCGTCCACCAGCCAGGTGACCGATGGATGTACGACACCGCCGCCGACCTGACGGGCGTGCTGGTCGCCCGGGCCACCGGCAGGTCGTTCGCCGATGCCCTGCGCGAGCGGATCTGCGAACCGCTCGGGATGACCGACACCGGCTTCACCGTGGGCGGCGACAGTGTCGGCCGGCTGGCGACGGCGTACGAGCGTGACGACGCCGCCACCGGCGGGGCGATCGTCGAGGACGGCGCCGACGGGCGGTGGACCCGGCCGCCGGTGTTCGCCTCCGGCGGCGGCGGGCTCGTCTCCACCGCCGACGACTACCTGGCCTTCGCTTCGGCGTTGCTGGCCGGCGGCACGCATCGTGGTGAGCGGGTGCTGTCGCGAGCGTCGGTGGCGCTGATGACGAGCGATCAGTTGACCCCGGCGCAGAAGACGGTATCCGGGTTCTGGCCCGGGTACTTCGACGACATGGGCTGGGGTTTCGGGATGTCGGTGCGCACCCGCCGTACGCATCTCGGCCCGTCGGTCGGCAGCTACGGATGGCCCGGCTTCTATGGCACCGCCTGGTACAACGATCCCGCCGAGGAGTTGACCGCGATCCTGATGATCCAGCGGGCGCATGCGGGCGACCAGACGCTCCCGAGGTCGCGCGATTTCTGGACCGCCGTCTACCAGGCGATCGACGACTGA
- a CDS encoding type II toxin-antitoxin system prevent-host-death family antitoxin, producing the protein MPATTIGTESGAIMRGVERGESYVITRNGTPIARLIPLRRRTFAPRAEAMAAFATAPVLDAERFRADLDDAVDQDPFDRDW; encoded by the coding sequence TTGCCGGCGACCACGATCGGAACCGAGTCCGGTGCGATCATGCGCGGCGTCGAGCGCGGCGAGTCGTACGTCATCACCCGCAACGGCACCCCGATCGCCCGGCTCATCCCACTCCGGAGACGGACCTTCGCCCCACGGGCTGAGGCGATGGCCGCTTTCGCCACTGCCCCGGTCCTCGACGCCGAGCGGTTCCGGGCCGACCTCGACGACGCCGTCGACCAGGATCCGTTCGACCGTGACTGGTGA
- a CDS encoding type II toxin-antitoxin system VapC family toxin, translating into MRPVRRGLIDTNVVVHLAALDPDHLPDELVISTVTLAELSAGPHHTDDPTERARRLNVLQHAEATFDPLPFDAEADRAYAMICAAVLGAGRKPRRRLADLMIASVAMVDGLPLYITNPDDFVGLTDLVDVRSVPRP; encoded by the coding sequence GTGAGACCCGTCCGCCGTGGCCTGATCGACACGAACGTCGTCGTGCATCTGGCCGCGCTCGACCCCGATCACCTGCCGGACGAACTCGTGATCAGCACGGTCACCCTCGCGGAGTTGTCGGCTGGCCCGCATCACACCGACGACCCGACCGAGCGGGCGCGCCGACTCAACGTCCTGCAGCACGCCGAGGCCACCTTCGACCCGTTGCCGTTCGACGCGGAGGCCGACCGTGCGTACGCAATGATCTGCGCGGCCGTGCTCGGTGCCGGCCGAAAGCCTCGTCGTCGGCTCGCCGACCTGATGATTGCCTCGGTGGCTATGGTCGACGGGCTGCCGCTCTACATCACCAACCCGGACGACTTCGTAGGCCTGACCGACCTGGTCGACGTACGGTCGGTCCCGCGTCCCTGA